The proteins below come from a single Thermomicrobiales bacterium genomic window:
- a CDS encoding LuxR C-terminal-related transcriptional regulator → MRPDRAELDDLSDPSDSPPGPIHLDELRVLEFAPRALHFPPLPKPRTSLIGREQEIERVLGLVTDPQYRLVTLVGTGGIGKSRLALAVAHTIADAGALPVAFVSLASLRNPSRLIAAISARLALPDLPSDPTVQQFAAVLGGRRLVLVLDNLEQLLPAAPVLAELLDACPAMTLLCASRSRLRLSGEQVVPVDGLELPATDVDAPEEALASPAVRLFVERAMAMLPGFEWTTDQLQATAAICRRVEGEPLAIELAAARVRILPPTALLARMDPILPALGKGPVDADPRLQTMDRAIQWSYDLLLPRERDTLRQLAVFIGSCSLEELDAVLPGTRDDHLESIELLQEASLLRTMPDADGSVRISMTPPVWEYAHQLLIGSADERALRDAHADHFVQWLRPGDFYRNVSGRSELLRHYVNGWPNVRAAFEWLVESGQGERALELTWAASDLGWLRLHTQEVSDWMERAYDVTAGDQASPLRVRITSWIGLMASIHADDDKALRFSQEAIERARVLGDLDLLGFGLRHGGQIARNAGAIDRSIAYSTESLALLLPNKPTVQRTAAHYELGMSLKAASRLAEAREQIEAGLVIANATAANYLQPLSELALVGLALAEARIEESRSLLRHVRDVSLDREVLSLVAEFFLRVAELALSDGEPERGARLLGAADRVLELTSRLRFRDTGSRAELEQHLRAELGADGFERFRTEGARLTLDATFVEAERTITQQERPDAVDQPADLLAQLSPREREVLDLLVDGLTDREIADRLFISRSTASRHVEAILRKLGVPTRTSAAVVAIRARDRQVPS, encoded by the coding sequence ATGCGCCCGGACCGCGCAGAGCTCGATGACCTCAGCGATCCATCAGACTCGCCCCCTGGCCCGATTCATCTCGATGAGTTGCGGGTGCTGGAGTTTGCGCCGCGCGCCCTGCACTTTCCCCCCTTGCCGAAACCCCGCACATCGCTCATTGGACGTGAACAAGAGATCGAGCGCGTTCTCGGGCTGGTGACCGATCCGCAGTATCGGCTGGTCACACTGGTAGGCACTGGGGGCATCGGCAAGTCGCGTCTTGCGCTGGCCGTGGCGCATACGATTGCAGACGCCGGAGCGCTGCCAGTAGCGTTCGTGTCGTTGGCCTCCCTGCGCAACCCATCGCGTCTGATTGCTGCGATTTCCGCTCGGCTGGCGTTGCCGGATCTGCCGTCCGATCCAACTGTGCAGCAGTTTGCCGCGGTACTGGGAGGACGCCGGCTGGTGCTGGTGCTGGACAACCTGGAACAGCTGCTGCCAGCGGCCCCGGTGCTGGCCGAGCTCCTCGACGCGTGCCCTGCCATGACATTGCTCTGCGCCAGTCGAAGCCGTCTTCGGCTCTCTGGCGAGCAGGTCGTCCCGGTCGACGGACTGGAGCTCCCAGCTACGGATGTCGATGCGCCGGAGGAAGCGCTGGCCAGTCCGGCGGTGCGGTTGTTCGTCGAACGCGCGATGGCGATGCTGCCGGGATTCGAATGGACGACCGACCAACTTCAGGCCACTGCCGCCATCTGCCGCCGGGTGGAAGGGGAGCCGCTGGCGATCGAGCTTGCCGCTGCACGGGTGCGCATCTTGCCGCCGACCGCTCTCCTGGCGCGCATGGATCCCATTCTCCCGGCGCTTGGCAAGGGCCCAGTCGATGCCGATCCGCGTCTCCAGACGATGGATCGGGCAATTCAGTGGAGCTACGATCTGCTGCTCCCGCGCGAGCGTGACACCCTGCGCCAGTTGGCGGTGTTCATCGGCAGTTGCTCGCTGGAGGAGCTGGATGCCGTGCTGCCGGGCACGCGCGACGATCATCTGGAGAGCATCGAACTTCTGCAGGAGGCCTCGTTGCTGCGCACGATGCCCGATGCGGACGGATCGGTGCGCATCTCCATGACGCCGCCGGTGTGGGAATACGCGCATCAACTCCTCATCGGCAGTGCGGATGAACGCGCCTTGCGAGATGCGCATGCTGATCACTTCGTCCAATGGCTGCGCCCAGGCGACTTTTACCGGAATGTCAGCGGACGAAGCGAACTGCTGCGGCATTACGTCAATGGGTGGCCGAACGTGCGAGCGGCGTTCGAGTGGCTGGTCGAATCGGGACAGGGAGAGCGGGCTCTGGAGCTCACCTGGGCAGCGTCCGATCTGGGCTGGCTGCGCCTGCATACCCAGGAAGTCAGCGACTGGATGGAACGCGCCTACGATGTCACTGCTGGTGACCAGGCATCGCCACTGCGGGTGCGGATCACGTCCTGGATTGGGTTGATGGCCTCGATTCATGCGGACGATGACAAGGCGCTGCGTTTTTCCCAGGAGGCGATCGAGCGGGCACGCGTCTTGGGTGATCTCGATCTGCTTGGATTCGGCTTGCGTCACGGAGGACAGATCGCCCGCAATGCTGGAGCGATCGACCGCTCCATCGCCTATTCGACAGAATCGCTCGCATTGCTGCTTCCAAACAAGCCGACGGTGCAGCGGACGGCAGCGCATTATGAATTGGGGATGAGCCTGAAGGCGGCCAGTCGCCTCGCAGAGGCGAGAGAGCAGATCGAGGCCGGGCTGGTGATTGCGAATGCAACCGCGGCGAACTATCTCCAGCCGCTGAGCGAGTTGGCGCTGGTGGGGCTCGCGTTGGCGGAAGCGCGCATCGAGGAGAGCCGGAGCCTGTTGCGGCATGTGCGCGATGTGAGTCTCGACCGAGAGGTTCTCTCGCTCGTAGCGGAGTTTTTCTTGCGGGTCGCCGAACTCGCGCTGTCCGATGGCGAACCCGAACGTGGAGCGCGTTTGTTGGGCGCTGCCGATCGGGTCCTGGAACTAACCTCACGACTCCGTTTTCGCGATACAGGCAGCCGGGCGGAGCTCGAACAGCATCTGCGCGCGGAGCTCGGCGCTGACGGGTTCGAACGCTTTCGAACGGAAGGCGCTCGGTTGACCCTCGACGCCACGTTTGTCGAGGCGGAGCGGACCATCACGCAGCAAGAGCGGCCAGATGCGGTTGACCAACCGGCAGACCTGCTCGCGCAGCTCTCGCCACGGGAACGCGAGGTGCTCGATCTGTTGGTCGATGGCCTTACCGATCGGGAGATCGCCGACAGACTGTTCATTTCTCGCTCGACGGCGTCGCGCCATGTGGAGGCGATTCTGCGCAAGCTGGGCGTTCCCACGCGCACATCGGCGGCGGTCGTCGCCATCCGCGCCCGCGATCGGCAGGTACCGAGCTGA
- a CDS encoding haloacid dehalogenase type II, translating to MADTIGLDAIDWVTFDCYGTLVDWEGAFGSLCYSIALRNTPDPPSGVQLRERWEEIQFEIIQGPYQEYKRVLSESIRAWCLEMGYQWQDSFGPAMTTAMRSIQAFHDTKPALERARAAGLNLAIISNTDRDIITHSIKQIGVQFDKVIVAQDVGAYKPSPKVFEYAIGEIGADPGRMLHTAFGFKYDIGPAQQFGMKTAWVNRNAERLPDDRIQPDFIWPDLWGLAAFAGKPYDV from the coding sequence ATGGCTGACACGATTGGACTCGACGCTATCGACTGGGTTACGTTCGACTGCTACGGCACGTTAGTCGACTGGGAGGGCGCCTTTGGTTCGCTCTGCTATTCGATTGCGCTGCGCAACACCCCCGATCCTCCCTCGGGCGTGCAGTTGCGCGAGCGCTGGGAAGAGATCCAGTTCGAGATCATCCAGGGGCCATACCAGGAGTACAAGCGCGTCCTCTCCGAGAGCATTCGCGCGTGGTGCCTCGAGATGGGATACCAGTGGCAGGATTCGTTCGGACCGGCCATGACTACTGCCATGCGGTCGATTCAGGCGTTCCACGACACGAAACCGGCACTCGAGCGGGCCCGCGCCGCCGGTCTCAACCTGGCGATCATCTCCAACACCGACCGCGACATCATCACGCACTCGATCAAGCAGATCGGCGTTCAGTTCGACAAGGTGATCGTGGCGCAAGATGTCGGGGCCTACAAACCGTCTCCGAAAGTGTTCGAATACGCCATCGGCGAGATAGGCGCCGATCCGGGCCGTATGCTGCACACCGCGTTCGGGTTCAAGTACGACATTGGCCCGGCGCAGCAGTTCGGGATGAAGACCGCCTGGGTCAACCGCAACGCGGAACGGCTCCCCGATGACCGCATCCAGCCTGACTTCATCTGGCCGGACTTGTGGGGATTGGCAGCGTTCGCAGGCAAACCGTACGACGTGTAG
- a CDS encoding cupin domain-containing protein, translated as MSTATAVSATRIGSDELTRIVAPDAKPISQNGVSIPTRDYQAWVNGDGSIETGIWECDTGVFRARFEHHGEMIYIVQGEMVCTPDSGEAFTLSEGDSCTFPKGWAGAWEVKRPIRKLYTVWTNES; from the coding sequence ATGTCGACCGCAACCGCCGTTTCGGCTACGAGGATCGGGAGCGATGAACTCACCAGAATCGTTGCGCCAGACGCCAAACCGATCAGCCAGAACGGCGTCTCCATCCCAACGCGCGACTATCAAGCATGGGTCAATGGCGACGGCAGTATCGAAACCGGCATCTGGGAATGCGACACCGGGGTCTTCCGCGCCCGTTTCGAGCACCACGGGGAAATGATCTACATCGTGCAGGGCGAGATGGTCTGCACGCCCGACAGCGGCGAAGCCTTCACCCTCTCAGAGGGCGACTCCTGCACCTTCCCCAAGGGCTGGGCCGGCGCCTGGGAGGTCAAGCGCCCAATCCGCAAGCTCTACACCGTCTGGACGAACGAGAGCTAG
- a CDS encoding PQQ-binding-like beta-propeller repeat protein: MRIDCLSRRFGVIVLALTFVIVPSLTAVAQDASPAPGTPSPVARLDPAMVTGTWLSMGNLQRNGQVDGAPLAGSPTILWESELGSAAYLAPAVGDKIVIAQSEMAIAALDRETGSQLWSVPIESVGTTPTLVDGFVYTAGLQGAVALDARSGEVIWSFVPEPELEMEPPDGFPPLSIVNGPVTVADGSVYVTGDIYGELWAIDAATGELRWVYDTEGGVPGAVSYVDGMLYVASDGAGDAGSLAGSTKSQLHAVDAATGERIWTNEWPADSVFPGGTVVLDDMVLVGLSDQVAHFGTWQAYDRHTGELRWSTRTSIAPWAGSLAAVDGMFIVPNGDAGGTLALDAATGDVIWQHDSSPMAYWDMVVVDDVLYMRTGAPAIEAIDTATGALRWSISTGEPDTAWSGLAYADGVLYAGTDTAMMAIGGDGGTSPEPGPPSLATTMPLSADADGFLQWVGVIESPEEFQGPAGIAFRPNGEIFIVDSKNDRIQIFSPDGTFDRVWPGEGDTAAMFSFHEPDGFFWGDLAFAADGSLFVTDPMDGRIQIFDANLNPTASFDLPSTSPDNLSRPGGIALDEATNRLYVTDFAHDHVFVFDLEGNLVSTWGGDDGDVELSLFTPSDVAVGPDGNVYITDSGRGRVRVLTPEGETVAVFHSWSRVDYDWQGCRSRQVHGSRGCRGRLRR; encoded by the coding sequence ATGCGCATCGATTGCCTGTCACGAAGGTTCGGAGTAATCGTGCTTGCTCTGACGTTCGTGATCGTTCCATCTCTCACCGCTGTCGCGCAGGATGCATCGCCTGCGCCAGGAACTCCCTCTCCGGTCGCGAGGCTCGATCCGGCGATGGTCACCGGTACCTGGCTAAGCATGGGGAATCTTCAGCGGAACGGCCAGGTCGACGGCGCGCCGCTGGCCGGTTCACCCACAATCCTCTGGGAATCAGAGCTCGGCAGTGCTGCCTATCTTGCTCCGGCGGTTGGCGACAAGATTGTCATCGCCCAGTCGGAAATGGCCATTGCCGCGCTCGATCGGGAAACCGGATCCCAACTTTGGTCGGTGCCCATCGAATCGGTAGGGACCACACCAACACTGGTCGATGGTTTCGTCTATACCGCCGGCCTCCAGGGTGCTGTTGCGCTGGATGCACGAAGTGGCGAGGTGATCTGGTCGTTCGTCCCGGAACCTGAACTGGAAATGGAACCGCCGGACGGTTTTCCCCCTCTCTCGATCGTGAATGGGCCGGTAACCGTCGCTGATGGATCCGTCTATGTCACGGGCGATATTTACGGGGAACTCTGGGCGATCGACGCCGCGACCGGGGAGCTCCGCTGGGTCTACGACACCGAGGGCGGCGTCCCCGGTGCGGTTTCTTACGTCGATGGAATGCTCTATGTCGCGTCAGATGGCGCCGGAGATGCGGGTTCGCTTGCGGGGTCGACGAAGAGTCAGTTGCATGCGGTCGACGCGGCGACTGGTGAGCGGATTTGGACGAATGAATGGCCGGCGGACTCAGTTTTCCCCGGTGGGACGGTGGTCCTGGACGATATGGTACTTGTCGGCCTCTCGGACCAAGTGGCTCATTTCGGGACATGGCAAGCCTACGACCGCCATACCGGCGAGCTTCGCTGGAGCACGCGTACGTCGATTGCTCCGTGGGCTGGCAGCCTTGCGGCCGTCGACGGGATGTTCATCGTTCCAAACGGGGATGCCGGAGGCACGTTGGCGCTCGATGCCGCGACCGGAGACGTGATATGGCAACACGACTCTTCGCCGATGGCGTACTGGGATATGGTCGTTGTCGATGATGTGCTCTACATGCGAACCGGTGCGCCCGCAATCGAGGCGATCGATACGGCAACCGGCGCGTTGCGCTGGTCGATCTCAACTGGCGAGCCCGATACGGCATGGAGTGGACTCGCATACGCTGATGGCGTGCTCTACGCTGGAACGGATACTGCGATGATGGCAATTGGCGGTGATGGCGGGACCTCGCCGGAACCGGGGCCACCGTCGCTCGCGACGACTATGCCTCTGTCGGCAGATGCAGATGGCTTCCTCCAATGGGTAGGGGTTATCGAGTCTCCGGAGGAGTTCCAGGGGCCGGCCGGGATCGCGTTCCGACCAAACGGTGAGATCTTCATCGTCGATTCGAAGAACGACCGGATTCAGATTTTCTCACCTGATGGGACTTTCGACCGTGTTTGGCCAGGCGAAGGCGATACGGCCGCGATGTTCTCATTTCATGAGCCGGATGGGTTCTTTTGGGGTGATCTGGCCTTTGCCGCCGATGGATCGCTCTTTGTGACCGATCCCATGGATGGCCGAATTCAGATCTTTGATGCCAATCTCAACCCGACTGCCTCCTTCGACCTGCCGTCCACGAGTCCAGACAACCTGAGCCGCCCTGGTGGCATCGCGCTCGATGAAGCAACGAACCGGCTCTATGTGACCGACTTCGCGCATGATCACGTGTTCGTCTTTGACCTCGAGGGGAACCTGGTCTCCACATGGGGCGGCGACGACGGTGATGTCGAGCTGTCCCTCTTCACACCCAGCGACGTCGCGGTTGGGCCAGATGGAAATGTCTATATCACCGATTCTGGCCGTGGACGGGTACGTGTCCTCACGCCGGAAGGCGAGACAGTCGCTGTTTTTCACTCCTGGAGCCGAGTTGATTACGATTGGCAAGGGTGTCGATCCCGGCAGGTTCACGGGTCTCGTGGGTGTCGCGGTCGACTCCGACGGTAA
- the serA gene encoding phosphoglycerate dehydrogenase yields MRPTLNGHTARPRLNLAIDLDGVLTEHPRPLAIAASEKFKLDLPERAFVDSAGLNVPQTVRDWVYSNAGPASRLQPAEGAQQFLRDVIDLLGAENVQIITARSAASAEMTRNWLRHHNFPEITILFADDKPTVATQRGCNVAVEDSIRHARSYSDSGMLCFLISPPDAYTDDLPGVVRVDSLTPIPSLLRDEMERIDDGKNGTAAFAARPRIVISDAIDPGARATLAEAAEIIDVDGTDTPALLAVLGDADALIVRSETQVTSEVIAAGPNLRVIARAGVGVDNVDLDAATRAGVLVLNAPGANRYSAGEHTIALLLSITRQIPRADQTTHEGLWQRKKLKPVDLRGRTVGIVGLGRVGGVVAKRLAAFEMNILAYDPYISDARFDEFGAESVSYEELLRRSDIITYHVPSTAETRNMLCAATFPLLKEGVIVLNCSRGDVVDENVLAQALKSGAVAAAGIDVFPHEPCHESPLFGLPNAVLTPHIGGSSEEALRAVGEMISSSVICALNGQAVPNAVNLPPASLVAPELQRLTSVASAAGHLLAVLQPSPPAGFRMTVNGNVPDDVTEHVAGAALSEAMHLWTHRRVTPVNARLIAEELGMEVKLDSGTRDPNVIPTFSFEATGEPEEPAHQVRVVWDRAQAGIVAVDRFTLDRPLAGELLITHHRDVPGVIGRVGTIIGRYDVNIAGMEVGRHHRGGEAIMVVNVDNEIPDGALEEIRAIPGMVGAFKISLPADLSRPRPHVPALAVPDTL; encoded by the coding sequence ATGCGTCCGACGTTGAATGGGCACACTGCCCGGCCCCGGCTCAATCTCGCCATCGATCTCGACGGGGTGCTGACCGAACACCCGCGCCCCCTGGCCATTGCCGCATCCGAGAAGTTCAAGCTCGATCTTCCAGAACGCGCCTTTGTCGATTCCGCCGGGTTGAATGTGCCCCAGACCGTGCGTGACTGGGTCTACTCCAACGCCGGGCCGGCGTCCCGATTGCAACCCGCCGAGGGAGCGCAACAGTTCCTGCGCGATGTCATCGACCTGCTCGGCGCGGAGAACGTCCAGATCATCACCGCGCGTTCGGCCGCTTCGGCGGAGATGACCCGCAACTGGTTGCGGCATCACAACTTCCCGGAGATCACCATCCTTTTTGCAGACGACAAGCCAACGGTCGCCACCCAGCGCGGCTGCAACGTGGCCGTCGAGGACAGCATCCGTCACGCGCGTTCCTATTCCGACTCCGGAATGCTCTGCTTCCTCATCTCACCGCCCGATGCCTACACCGACGATCTCCCCGGCGTGGTGCGGGTCGATAGCCTGACGCCGATCCCATCGCTCTTGCGCGATGAGATGGAGCGGATCGATGACGGAAAGAACGGTACCGCCGCCTTCGCCGCGCGCCCGCGCATCGTCATTTCAGACGCCATCGATCCCGGCGCGCGCGCGACTCTCGCCGAAGCGGCCGAAATCATCGATGTCGACGGCACCGACACCCCGGCATTGCTGGCGGTACTCGGCGATGCCGATGCCCTGATCGTGCGCAGCGAAACCCAGGTGACTTCCGAAGTGATCGCCGCCGGACCGAACCTGCGTGTCATCGCGCGGGCAGGCGTAGGTGTCGACAATGTCGATCTCGATGCCGCTACCCGCGCGGGTGTGCTGGTGCTCAACGCGCCGGGAGCGAATCGCTATTCGGCAGGTGAGCACACGATTGCATTGCTGCTTTCGATCACCCGTCAGATTCCACGCGCCGACCAAACAACCCATGAAGGGCTTTGGCAACGCAAGAAGCTGAAACCGGTCGATTTGCGGGGACGCACGGTCGGCATCGTGGGACTTGGACGGGTCGGTGGCGTAGTCGCCAAGCGGCTGGCGGCATTCGAAATGAACATTCTCGCCTACGACCCGTACATTTCCGACGCCCGTTTCGACGAGTTCGGCGCCGAGTCGGTGTCCTATGAAGAGTTGTTGCGCCGTTCGGACATCATTACGTACCACGTCCCGTCCACGGCGGAAACCCGCAACATGCTCTGCGCGGCAACATTCCCCCTCCTGAAGGAGGGCGTCATCGTGCTCAATTGCTCGCGTGGCGACGTGGTGGACGAGAACGTGCTCGCCCAGGCGCTCAAGTCGGGAGCCGTGGCGGCCGCGGGGATCGATGTCTTCCCGCATGAGCCTTGCCACGAGAGTCCGCTCTTTGGGCTACCGAACGCGGTCCTCACGCCGCACATCGGCGGTTCGAGCGAGGAAGCGCTCAGAGCCGTGGGGGAAATGATCAGTTCCTCGGTGATCTGCGCGCTCAATGGCCAGGCGGTGCCGAACGCGGTCAATCTGCCTCCGGCTTCGCTGGTGGCGCCCGAGTTGCAACGGCTGACGTCGGTCGCCAGTGCCGCGGGGCATCTGCTCGCGGTGCTTCAGCCGTCGCCCCCGGCGGGATTCCGCATGACCGTCAACGGAAATGTCCCGGACGATGTCACCGAACATGTCGCGGGAGCCGCCCTGAGCGAGGCCATGCATCTCTGGACCCATCGCCGGGTCACGCCGGTCAACGCCCGGTTGATCGCGGAAGAGCTCGGCATGGAGGTGAAGCTCGACAGCGGCACACGCGACCCGAATGTGATTCCGACCTTCTCGTTCGAGGCAACCGGCGAACCGGAAGAACCTGCCCATCAGGTGCGCGTGGTCTGGGACCGCGCGCAGGCCGGCATCGTCGCGGTCGACCGCTTTACCCTCGATCGGCCGCTGGCCGGCGAGTTGCTCATCACGCACCACCGGGACGTCCCAGGCGTGATCGGCCGGGTCGGCACCATCATCGGGCGCTACGATGTGAATATTGCCGGCATGGAGGTTGGACGCCACCACCGTGGCGGTGAGGCGATCATGGTCGTCAACGTCGACAACGAGATTCCTGACGGCGCGCTGGAGGAGATCCGGGCGATTCCCGGCATGGTCGGGGCGTTCAAGATTTCACTTCCGGCCGATCTCAGCCGTCCCCGGCCGCACGTGCCAGCGCTGGCCGTGCCTGATACCCTGTAA
- a CDS encoding LuxR C-terminal-related transcriptional regulator: MSLSHDSVSAQRLPAQRTSFIGRERELASILAMLRQPAVQLITLTGPGGVGKTRLAEHAVSVLIDTPGLEVAWISLAPFETVDQVAQAIGEKFGLKSVGPDSLPDRLAAMLLGRPVLLALDNFEHLLDAAPMVAELIEACPTLTILATSRGILNVSLEREIAIDPLPLPTQNAARAEIEASPAVQLFLQRSSPIAHDDPIPLEALHAIEGICRRLDGLPLAIELAASWSRLLTPAELRVRLDRRLPLLVGGPADAPPRLQSMGSAIGWSYELLDGEAKRLFRRISIFPDVFTLEAVEFLERMLPPSRDDASQTPKQMATLSALASLVGQGLVSTNDRHELRMLQTIREYSLALLAQHDEVDECGRAHVAWCVSRTQEPVFDPLDGYLWGPSNRLSDQADFSAALSFALDHGAYDDALRLAITLSPTWAEQGRYAEARNTLDRIRDGLPSSAAEERTVLMGWSAEWAWLQGDYGATRSLAEASLDASLAVGLEAGIAANQYRLGRVATLHDPHAALPYLLDALQAFQFRGEQRNACWCLIGLGHAVLGTGEATGAQTWFDQASAIVAGVTEDPGGWIALGLELGIARLELQLGENDRAASVLTEALATSRAQRNGYFESLCLSYLCDIFRRESSFSRAVESGREGLQISQRLGHRFRERQCLIQIAQAAFDMGKLEQAMLLDGAVAALAAQIDFTVSDRSLRDRILEASPGKGKRLSELEAAGRRLTGSERLAEVIALELELNPVRERANALSTREEEVLRLLAQGATNGEIADRLFVSRRTIDTHVGSILRKLQVASRREAVESAREQGIVERGETE, encoded by the coding sequence GTGTCGCTATCGCACGACTCCGTTTCCGCTCAACGGTTACCGGCCCAGCGAACGTCGTTCATTGGGCGTGAGCGGGAGCTTGCCTCGATTCTGGCGATGCTGCGCCAACCCGCGGTGCAACTGATTACCCTGACTGGCCCGGGAGGTGTTGGAAAGACCCGGCTGGCGGAGCATGCCGTCAGCGTTCTGATCGATACGCCGGGACTCGAGGTGGCCTGGATTTCCCTTGCGCCCTTCGAAACGGTCGACCAAGTGGCTCAGGCGATTGGCGAGAAGTTCGGGCTGAAAAGCGTCGGCCCCGATTCGCTGCCTGACCGGCTGGCGGCGATGTTGCTCGGACGTCCCGTGCTGCTCGCACTCGACAACTTCGAGCATTTGCTGGACGCGGCGCCCATGGTTGCCGAGTTGATCGAGGCGTGTCCCACACTGACGATTCTGGCGACGAGCCGCGGAATACTCAATGTCTCCCTCGAGCGAGAGATTGCAATCGACCCGTTGCCACTACCCACCCAGAACGCTGCACGGGCCGAGATCGAGGCGAGTCCGGCCGTGCAGCTCTTTCTTCAGCGATCATCGCCGATTGCCCATGACGACCCGATTCCGCTCGAAGCGCTGCACGCGATCGAAGGCATCTGCCGGCGCCTCGACGGGCTGCCGTTGGCGATCGAGCTGGCGGCGTCCTGGAGCCGGTTGCTGACTCCGGCAGAACTGCGTGTCCGGCTCGACCGGCGACTTCCCCTGTTGGTGGGTGGTCCGGCAGATGCGCCACCACGTCTCCAGTCGATGGGCAGCGCGATCGGCTGGTCGTATGAACTACTAGACGGTGAGGCGAAACGGTTGTTTCGCCGGATCTCGATCTTTCCAGATGTGTTTACCCTGGAAGCTGTGGAGTTCCTGGAACGCATGCTCCCTCCATCCAGGGACGATGCGAGCCAGACGCCGAAGCAGATGGCCACCCTGAGCGCGCTGGCAAGCCTGGTTGGTCAAGGGCTGGTGAGCACGAACGACCGGCACGAGCTCCGCATGCTGCAGACCATACGGGAATACAGTCTCGCCCTGTTGGCGCAACACGATGAGGTGGACGAATGCGGACGGGCGCACGTGGCGTGGTGCGTTAGCCGAACGCAAGAGCCGGTGTTCGATCCGCTCGATGGTTACCTCTGGGGGCCATCCAATCGATTGTCCGATCAAGCGGACTTCTCCGCTGCTTTGTCCTTCGCGCTCGATCATGGCGCATACGACGATGCGTTGCGTCTGGCGATCACGCTGTCACCGACATGGGCGGAACAGGGTCGCTATGCCGAGGCGCGCAACACGCTGGACCGCATTCGCGATGGCCTGCCGTCATCGGCGGCAGAGGAACGTACGGTGCTGATGGGATGGTCTGCCGAGTGGGCATGGCTCCAGGGAGACTATGGGGCAACTCGGTCGCTTGCGGAAGCGTCACTGGATGCGAGCCTGGCAGTGGGGCTGGAGGCCGGGATTGCCGCCAATCAGTACCGACTCGGGCGGGTCGCGACCTTGCACGATCCGCATGCTGCGCTGCCATATTTGCTCGATGCGCTGCAGGCATTTCAGTTTCGGGGAGAACAGCGCAATGCATGCTGGTGCCTGATCGGGTTGGGACACGCCGTGCTTGGAACTGGGGAAGCGACAGGCGCCCAGACCTGGTTCGACCAGGCCTCTGCTATCGTCGCGGGGGTTACGGAGGATCCAGGCGGGTGGATCGCCCTCGGTCTCGAACTGGGGATCGCGCGGCTGGAACTGCAGCTTGGGGAGAACGACCGGGCAGCAAGCGTGTTGACGGAGGCGCTGGCAACGAGCCGGGCGCAGCGAAACGGCTACTTCGAGAGTCTTTGCCTGTCGTACTTATGTGACATCTTTCGGCGCGAGTCGTCGTTCTCCCGCGCGGTGGAGTCCGGGCGTGAAGGATTGCAGATTTCCCAACGCCTGGGGCATCGATTCCGCGAGCGGCAGTGCCTGATCCAGATTGCGCAGGCCGCCTTCGATATGGGCAAGCTCGAGCAGGCGATGTTGCTCGATGGCGCAGTGGCGGCACTTGCAGCGCAGATCGATTTCACGGTCTCGGACCGATCGTTGCGTGATCGGATTCTCGAAGCCTCCCCCGGAAAAGGGAAGCGGCTCTCGGAACTGGAAGCGGCTGGACGACGGCTAACTGGATCGGAACGGCTGGCGGAGGTGATTGCGCTCGAACTCGAGTTGAACCCGGTTCGCGAACGCGCAAACGCGCTCTCCACCCGAGAGGAAGAGGTGCTGCGCCTATTGGCGCAGGGCGCCACCAACGGAGAGATCGCCGATCGGCTCTTTGTCAGCCGACGGACAATCGACACCCATGTCGGATCGATCTTGCGCAAGCTCCAGGTCGCCTCCCGTCGTGAGGCGGTCGAGTCGGCTCGGGAGCAAGGCATCGTCGAACGCGGTGAGACGGAGTAG